The Patescibacteria group bacterium genome includes a window with the following:
- a CDS encoding DNA polymerase III subunit beta — translation MKAKVIQEDLKKAIIAASRFSSSRPQIPVLSNILLKTDKSKISVSATNLEMSINFEVGAKIEEEGEITVPSKTLLEIVNNLNPGVIDLDLEKETLTIKSENFKSKLLGINASEFPKIPTSIKGKSIKVPFGLLVKSLSNVIFSSSYDETKPVLTGILLFVKNKKLNLVATDGYRLSLSTVEGKYDFDFEKIIIPKFIFNEIPRFVDNEELTFSYDLENNLVLFKTKEAVLSSRIIEGNYPDFQKIIPNNSKTKVIVDKEDFLRLVKLASIFARDSANVVKISTENGILTILAESQYSGSQKSSVEAKIEGEDIKIAFNYKFLEDFLNSVSGDTVLMEFNDSFSPVVFRDTADKNYLHLIMPVKI, via the coding sequence ATGAAAGCTAAAGTAATTCAAGAGGATCTCAAAAAAGCTATTATTGCTGCATCTAGGTTTTCAAGCTCAAGACCTCAAATACCCGTTTTGTCAAATATACTTTTAAAAACAGATAAAAGTAAAATATCTGTATCAGCCACCAATCTTGAAATGTCTATAAATTTTGAAGTTGGTGCAAAAATAGAAGAAGAAGGAGAAATTACTGTTCCTTCAAAAACATTGTTAGAAATAGTAAATAATTTAAATCCTGGTGTAATAGATTTAGATTTAGAGAAAGAAACTTTGACTATTAAAAGTGAAAACTTTAAATCTAAATTACTAGGAATTAATGCTTCTGAATTTCCTAAAATTCCAACATCAATTAAAGGGAAGAGTATAAAAGTTCCTTTTGGTTTGTTAGTCAAATCTCTTTCTAATGTGATTTTTTCTTCTTCTTATGATGAAACAAAGCCTGTTTTAACTGGAATTCTTTTATTTGTCAAAAACAAAAAATTGAACTTAGTAGCTACTGATGGTTACCGCCTTTCTTTATCAACAGTTGAAGGAAAATATGATTTTGATTTTGAAAAAATAATAATTCCTAAATTTATTTTTAATGAAATTCCAAGATTTGTAGACAACGAAGAATTAACCTTTTCTTATGATTTAGAAAATAATCTTGTTCTTTTTAAAACGAAAGAGGCAGTTTTATCGTCAAGAATTATTGAAGGGAATTATCCTGATTTCCAAAAAATAATTCCCAATAATTCCAAAACGAAAGTTATTGTTGATAAAGAAGACTTTTTAAGGTTAGTTAAACTTGCCTCTATTTTTGCTAGGGATTCTGCTAATGTTGTTAAAATTTCAACAGAAAATGGAATACTTACTATTCTTGCAGAAAGCCAATATTCAGGTTCTCAAAAAAGTTCAGTAGAAGCAAAAATTGAAGGAGAAGATATTAAAATAGCTTTCAACTATAAATTTTTAGAAGATTTTTTGAATTCTGTTTCTGGAGATACTGTTTTGATGGAGTTTAATGATTCTTTCTCTCCAGTGGTTTTTAGAGATACTGCTGATAAAAATTATCTTCATTTGATAATGCCGGTGAAGATTTAA
- the dnaA gene encoding chromosomal replication initiator protein DnaA produces MEEKYQKDQLWQDCLNNIKVSVSSAIFTTWFSQTHISKIDKRNDRIVVEIGCPSSFVKNTIENRYFGLIQDTLNKITGKSCDILFEIKAKKDKSNQNLISTPLFQQNKEEKDINFIEEIKKSRLRPFYTFENFAVSSSNQMAWAASEAVSKNIGNAYNPLFLWGGVGVGKTHLMNAIGYSVKKNDINKKVYLCTGEDFTNDIIEGIRNKTTQKFRDKYRKLDVLLIDDIQFIAGKDAVQEEFFHTFNAIVSSGGQIVLTSDKPPSEISKLEERLRSRFEAGLIVDIAPPDFELRCAITQIKAKEKNLNLDMGVIQMIAGNLDSARKIEGFLIRLRSAIEINKYSEITEEIIEQLLGKRKDEIQNKKRVSSEEVIEAVCNQYSIKKKQILGNSRVKSFALPRQILMYLLRTELNLPLQEVGRIIGGRDHTTVMHAVEKITKLASESVDIREDISGIKKAVWG; encoded by the coding sequence ATGGAAGAGAAATATCAAAAAGATCAGCTTTGGCAAGATTGCCTAAACAATATCAAGGTTTCTGTTTCCTCGGCCATCTTTACAACCTGGTTCTCACAAACACATATTAGCAAAATAGACAAAAGGAATGATAGGATTGTAGTAGAAATTGGATGTCCGTCATCGTTTGTAAAAAATACGATAGAAAATAGATACTTCGGTTTAATACAAGACACTTTAAACAAAATCACAGGTAAGAGCTGTGATATTCTGTTCGAAATAAAAGCAAAAAAAGACAAATCAAATCAAAACTTAATTTCAACACCACTTTTTCAACAAAACAAAGAAGAAAAAGATATTAATTTCATAGAAGAAATTAAAAAATCACGACTTAGACCGTTTTATACCTTCGAAAATTTTGCTGTTTCATCCTCAAACCAAATGGCTTGGGCAGCAAGTGAGGCTGTATCTAAAAATATTGGGAATGCCTATAACCCCCTCTTTTTGTGGGGAGGCGTTGGTGTTGGAAAAACTCACTTAATGAACGCAATAGGCTACTCAGTTAAAAAAAACGATATCAATAAAAAAGTTTATCTTTGTACTGGTGAAGATTTTACAAACGACATAATCGAAGGAATTAGAAATAAAACCACACAAAAATTTAGAGACAAATATAGAAAACTTGATGTTCTTCTAATTGATGATATTCAATTTATTGCTGGTAAAGATGCTGTCCAAGAAGAATTCTTCCACACATTCAATGCAATTGTGTCAAGCGGAGGTCAGATAGTTTTAACCTCAGACAAACCTCCATCTGAGATATCAAAGTTAGAAGAAAGGCTTAGAAGTCGTTTTGAAGCAGGATTAATTGTAGACATTGCTCCTCCTGATTTTGAATTAAGATGTGCAATCACACAAATAAAAGCAAAAGAAAAAAACCTTAATCTTGATATGGGAGTTATTCAGATGATAGCCGGTAATTTAGATTCCGCAAGAAAAATAGAAGGTTTCTTAATCAGACTAAGAAGTGCAATAGAAATTAACAAATATTCAGAAATCACAGAAGAAATAATAGAACAGCTTTTAGGAAAAAGAAAAGATGAGATTCAAAATAAAAAAAGGGTAAGTAGTGAAGAAGTAATCGAAGCAGTTTGTAATCAATATTCAATTAAAAAGAAACAGATTTTGGGGAACTCAAGGGTTAAAAGTTTTGCATTGCCAAGACAAATTCTAATGTATCTTCTTAGAACAGAACTAAACTTGCCTCTACAAGAAGTTGGAAGAATTATAGGAGGAAGAGACCACACAACAGTTATGCATGCTGTGGAGAAAATTACTAAACTAGCTTCAGAAAGTGTTGATATTAGAGAGGATATCTCGGGGATAAAAAAAGCCGTTTGGGGATAA